A DNA window from Sphaeramia orbicularis chromosome 22, fSphaOr1.1, whole genome shotgun sequence contains the following coding sequences:
- the ttbk2a gene encoding tau-tubulin kinase 2 isoform X2: MSGGAEQADILSVLSLVKERWKVVKKIGGGGFGEIYEALDLLTRVSVALKVESAQQPKQVLKMEVAVLKKLQGKDHVCRFVGCGRNDRFNYVVMELQGRNLADLRRSMTRGTFSISTTLRLGRQILEAIESIHSVGFLHRDIKPSNFAMGRFPSTCRTCYMLDFGLARQFTNSCQEVRPPRPVAGFRGTVRYASVNAHKNKEMGRHDDLWSLFYMLVEFLVGQLPWRKIKDKEHVGKLKDTYDHRLMLKHLPAEFGVFLEHISSLDYFTKPDYQLLMSVFDNSMKTYNVVENDPYDWERTGTDGTLTISASATTPQHHTRLTPAHMGMANASLIPGDLMRENTDEVLQDEQLSDVENNPAPERLPGSPIHHHRNQEADVWEELDRNRNRIRTAVWKAGTEEEHSNNQGNQGQQSPYAGPSLGSPVKVHSEVAASDRDGPLLRKLRNIHSFELERRLGLESKPSPERFLEACTTKQHLGSQQQEKEADGAAIIPVTQGQALPAGERPDRVWHYDEEFLSGGGSPKPASPGSLEQGEGAASSGGFVALNLSSGRQDIDSREWVMVEQPNGSAGAKATTSPSEEEEEEPEVLQPGENSPGWGKGSPSPSSGKGKRESLASSKGSAKVDKLELSVGPAGVLPPVTPTSPAEALAEGVLTQLTAQRPSVLSSQSGSDSAPQCLLLERRGEAEAETQHIQEHTADINSPQDQLPTHPGTPTDPLAETLVNGDSHTKAQSPVPSRVSSPRSPRSPRSPPPRSPSSPRSPRTPRSPRSPLFANGDPSPLVDSQKELTNFPKLKDTEKDSTPCATELQLKEEPIGEVNHVPEQSTGPASSPPPAPRKDPSRRQSRIPVLEPSSLLEIPAPGSAKEKLLQKKASHHGPVPSPTASPSLSDRRGPMVASLARDPLSSTSDRSQEEDSLMGSRSDRQGDDAPSLSSSSSPLSRKSRIPRPVHPASSAEQLAAQFLPHPPPGKPPCRPTVEGRLRRYRIRAGSNSDSDLLTCLAQLVHGSRGSPLHHRSSAQHGGSRMGICSLTSSPHHHRSSSASPRSSSSLQRSVSSSPSRHEHRSGGGGGGCLGRSRSPPSFSGSPPPRRFYPHHQETCCSRQARTSPFHLSRGKGCSREGKYSSKLSR; this comes from the exons ATGAGCGGGGGGGCGGAGCAAGCTGACATACTGAGCGTGCTCTCCCTGGTCAAGGAACGATGGAAAGTG GTGAAGAAGATCGGGGGTGGTGGTTTTGGGGAGATCTACGAGGCGTTGGACCTGCTGACGCGGGTCAGCGTGGCACTGAAGGTGGAGTCTGCTCAGCAGCCCAAACAGGTGCTCAAGATGGAGGTGGCTGTGCTCAAGAAGCTCCAGG GTAAAGACCACGTATGTCGCTTTGTTGGATGTGGCCGCAATGACCGCTTCAACTATGTTGTGATGGAGCTTCAG GGCCGTAACCTTGCAGACCTGAGGAGGAGTATGACCCGGGGGACGTTTAGCATCAGCACTACTCTGCGTTTAGGTCGCCAAATCCTGGAGGCCATAGAGAGCATCCACTCTGTGGGGTTCTTGCATCGTGACATTAAACCG TCCAATTTTGCCATGGGTCGTTTTCCAAGCACTTGTCGAACCTGCTACATGCTGGACTTCGGTTTAGCTCGCCAGTTCACCAACTCTTGTCAGGAGGTCCGACCT cCCCGTCCAGTTGCAGGGTTCAGAGGAACAGTCCGCTATGCATCTGTCAATGCGCATAAGAATAAA GAGATGGGGCGTCACGATGACCTGTGGTCCCTCTTCTACATGCTGGTTGAGTTCTTGGTCGGTCAGTTGCCGTGGAGGAAGATCAAGGACAAA GAGCATGTGGGGAAACTGAAGGACACCTATGACCATCGTCTGATGCTCAAACACCTGCCGGCTGAGTTTGGCGTGTTCTTGGAACACATCTCCAGCCTCGACTACTTCACCAAGCCTGACTACCAG CTGCTGATGTCAGTGTTTGACAACAGCATGAAAACTTACAATGTTGTTGAGAATGACCCCTATGACTGGGAGCGGACCGGCACAGATGGTACCCTGACAATCAGCGCCAGTGCCACTACACCCCAGCATCATACCCGTCTCACTCCAGCACACATGGG TATGGCCAATGCCTCTCTGATCCCTGGTGACCTGATGAGGGAGAACACAGATGAGGTTCTGCAGGATGAGCAGCTCAGCGACGTGGAGAACAATCCTGCTCCTGAGCGCCTGCCGGGCTCTCCCATCCATCATCACCGCAACCAGGAAGCCGACGTCTGGGAGGAGCTTGATCGTAACCGCAATCGCATCAGGACTGCAGTCTGGAAG GCTGGAACGGAGGAGGAACATAGCAACAACCAGGGAAACCAAGGCCAGCAGAGCCCCTATGCCGGGCCCAGTCTGGGCTCCCCAGTGAAAGTGCACTCAGAGGTGGCAGCTTCAGATCGAGACGGCCCTCTGCTGAGGAAGCTCCGCAACATCCACAGCTTTGAGCTGGAGAGGAGGCTGGGCCTGGAGTCCAAGCCCAGTCCAGAGCGCTTCCTAGAGGCCTG CACTACCAAGCAGCACCTTGGATCTCAACAGCAGGAGAAAGAGGCCGACGGGGCTGCGATCATCCCAGTAACTCAGGGTCAAGCGCTTCCTGCTGGAGAGCGCCCTGATCGGGTCTGGCACTACGACGAGGAGTTCCTGTCAGGTGGCGGTTCACCTAAGCCAGCGTCCCCTGGATCTCTGGAGCAGGGAGAGGGGGCAGCCAGCAGTGGGGGCTTTGTGGCCCTTAATCTGAGTTCTGGGAGGCAGGACATTGACTCAAGGGAGTGGGTCATGGTGGAGCAGCCCAACGGTTCAGCAGGGGCTAAGGCTACCACCAGCccatctgaggaggaggaggaagagcccGAGGTGCTCCAGCCGGGAGAAAATTCTCCTGGGTGGGGAAAGGGCAGTCCGAGCCCTAGCTCTGGAAAAGGTAAACGAGAAAGCCTGGCTTCCTCCAAGGGGAGTGCAAAAGTGGACAAGCTGGAGCTTAGTGTGGGCCCTGCAGGGGTTCTACCCCCTGTCACTCCCACTAGTCCAGCTGAAGCTCTGGCTGAGGGAGTACTGACTCAG CTGACAGCTCAGCGTCCCTCTGTGCTGTCCTCACAGTCAGGATCAGACAGTGCTCCACAGTGCCTCCTTCTGGAGAGGCGTGGTGAAGCTGAGGCTGAAACTCAGCACATCCAGGAGCACACAGCGGACATCAACTCCCCCCAGGACCAACTGCCCACCCATCCAGGGACTCCCACAGACCCCTTGGCTGAGACGCTGGTCAATGGAGACAGCCACACCAAAGCTCAGAGCCCCGTGCCCAGCCGGGTGTCCTCCCCCCGTTCTCCCCGCTCGCCACGCTCACCTCCGCCACGCTCGCCTTCCTCTCCACGCTCTCCTCGCACTCCTCGTTCCCCCCGCAGCCCTTTGTTCGCCAATGGTGACCCCTCACCCCTGGTTGACAGCCAAAAGGAATTAACTAATTTTCCCAAGCTGAAAGACACTGAGAAGGATTCGACCCCCTGTGCGACGGAGCTGCAGCTAAAGGAGGAGCCCATTGGAGAAGTGAACCATGTTCCAGAGCAGTCCACTGGTCcagcctcctctcctcctcctgccccCCGTAAAGACCCCAGCCGCAGACAAAGTCGCATACCTGTGCTTGAGCCTTCTAGCCTACTGGAGATCCCTGCTCCGGGCTCCGCCAAGGAGAAGCTCCTGCAGAAGAAAGCCAGCCACCACGGCCCGGTCCCCTCTCCCACTGCGTCACCGTCCCTTTCTGACAGGCGTGGTCCCATGGTGGCCTCTCTGGCTCGGGACCCGCTGTCCTCCACCTCTGACCGCTCTCAGGAAGAGGACTCCCTCATGGGCTCCCGTTCTGACCGGCAGGGCGATGACGCTccatccctctcctcctcctctagccCACTGTCCCGCAAGAGCCGGATCCCTCGTCCGGTCCATCCCGCTTCCTCTGCTGAGCAGCTGGCTGCGCAATTCCTGCCACACCCACCTCCTGGAAAGCCGCCTTGCCGCCCCACAGTGGAGGGCAG ACTTAGGCGTTACCGGATTCGAGCCGGCAGCAACAGTGACTCAGACCTCCTGACATGCCTTGCCCAGCTGGTGCACGGCTCCCGCGGCTCCCCGCTTCACCACCGCTCCTCGGCCCAGCACGGGGGCTCCAGGATGGGCATCTGCAGCCTGACCAGCTCTCCGCACCACCACCGCAGCTCTAGTGCTTCCCCACGTAGCTCCTCCTCCCTGCAGCGCTCCGTCAGCTCCTCTCCCTCCCGCCACGAGCACCGTAGCGGCGGAGGAGGAGGGGGCTGCCTGGGCCGCAGCCGCTCCCCTCCCAGCTTCTCCGGTTCGCCGCCTCCCCGCCGCTTCTACCCACACCATCAGGAGACTTGCTGCAGCCGCCAAGCCCGCACCAGCCCCTTCCACCTGTCCAGGGGAAAAGGGTGCAGTCGAGAGGGCAAGTACTCCAGCAAGCTAAGCAGATAG
- the ttbk2a gene encoding tau-tubulin kinase 2 isoform X1 has translation MSGGAEQADILSVLSLVKERWKVVKKIGGGGFGEIYEALDLLTRVSVALKVESAQQPKQVLKMEVAVLKKLQGKDHVCRFVGCGRNDRFNYVVMELQGRNLADLRRSMTRGTFSISTTLRLGRQILEAIESIHSVGFLHRDIKPSNFAMGRFPSTCRTCYMLDFGLARQFTNSCQEVRPPRPVAGFRGTVRYASVNAHKNKEMGRHDDLWSLFYMLVEFLVGQLPWRKIKDKEHVGKLKDTYDHRLMLKHLPAEFGVFLEHISSLDYFTKPDYQLLMSVFDNSMKTYNVVENDPYDWERTGTDGTLTISASATTPQHHTRLTPAHMGMANASLIPGDLMRENTDEVLQDEQLSDVENNPAPERLPGSPIHHHRNQEADVWEELDRNRNRIRTAVWKAGTEEEHSNNQGNQGQQSPYAGPSLGSPVKVHSEVAASDRDGPLLRKLRNIHSFELERRLGLESKPSPERFLEACTTKQHLGSQQQEKEADGAAIIPVTQGQALPAGERPDRVWHYDEEFLSGGGSPKPASPGSLEQGEGAASSGGFVALNLSSGRQDIDSREWVMVEQPNGSAGAKATTSPSEEEEEEPEVLQPGENSPGWGKGSPSPSSGKGKRESLASSKGSAKVDKLELSVGPAGVLPPVTPTSPAEALAEGVLTQFPTSPPSLPEEVAARMSSPIPLRSPSPHTLLTTLSDPLHQRQLPGMRRSQSADHQQQERPSSSSSCHASLPLPPNPTPGTRSPSRRKLPAIPAGASNTKFPSVIRITRAQLQQLTAQRPSVLSSQSGSDSAPQCLLLERRGEAEAETQHIQEHTADINSPQDQLPTHPGTPTDPLAETLVNGDSHTKAQSPVPSRVSSPRSPRSPRSPPPRSPSSPRSPRTPRSPRSPLFANGDPSPLVDSQKELTNFPKLKDTEKDSTPCATELQLKEEPIGEVNHVPEQSTGPASSPPPAPRKDPSRRQSRIPVLEPSSLLEIPAPGSAKEKLLQKKASHHGPVPSPTASPSLSDRRGPMVASLARDPLSSTSDRSQEEDSLMGSRSDRQGDDAPSLSSSSSPLSRKSRIPRPVHPASSAEQLAAQFLPHPPPGKPPCRPTVEGRLRRYRIRAGSNSDSDLLTCLAQLVHGSRGSPLHHRSSAQHGGSRMGICSLTSSPHHHRSSSASPRSSSSLQRSVSSSPSRHEHRSGGGGGGCLGRSRSPPSFSGSPPPRRFYPHHQETCCSRQARTSPFHLSRGKGCSREGKYSSKLSR, from the exons ATGAGCGGGGGGGCGGAGCAAGCTGACATACTGAGCGTGCTCTCCCTGGTCAAGGAACGATGGAAAGTG GTGAAGAAGATCGGGGGTGGTGGTTTTGGGGAGATCTACGAGGCGTTGGACCTGCTGACGCGGGTCAGCGTGGCACTGAAGGTGGAGTCTGCTCAGCAGCCCAAACAGGTGCTCAAGATGGAGGTGGCTGTGCTCAAGAAGCTCCAGG GTAAAGACCACGTATGTCGCTTTGTTGGATGTGGCCGCAATGACCGCTTCAACTATGTTGTGATGGAGCTTCAG GGCCGTAACCTTGCAGACCTGAGGAGGAGTATGACCCGGGGGACGTTTAGCATCAGCACTACTCTGCGTTTAGGTCGCCAAATCCTGGAGGCCATAGAGAGCATCCACTCTGTGGGGTTCTTGCATCGTGACATTAAACCG TCCAATTTTGCCATGGGTCGTTTTCCAAGCACTTGTCGAACCTGCTACATGCTGGACTTCGGTTTAGCTCGCCAGTTCACCAACTCTTGTCAGGAGGTCCGACCT cCCCGTCCAGTTGCAGGGTTCAGAGGAACAGTCCGCTATGCATCTGTCAATGCGCATAAGAATAAA GAGATGGGGCGTCACGATGACCTGTGGTCCCTCTTCTACATGCTGGTTGAGTTCTTGGTCGGTCAGTTGCCGTGGAGGAAGATCAAGGACAAA GAGCATGTGGGGAAACTGAAGGACACCTATGACCATCGTCTGATGCTCAAACACCTGCCGGCTGAGTTTGGCGTGTTCTTGGAACACATCTCCAGCCTCGACTACTTCACCAAGCCTGACTACCAG CTGCTGATGTCAGTGTTTGACAACAGCATGAAAACTTACAATGTTGTTGAGAATGACCCCTATGACTGGGAGCGGACCGGCACAGATGGTACCCTGACAATCAGCGCCAGTGCCACTACACCCCAGCATCATACCCGTCTCACTCCAGCACACATGGG TATGGCCAATGCCTCTCTGATCCCTGGTGACCTGATGAGGGAGAACACAGATGAGGTTCTGCAGGATGAGCAGCTCAGCGACGTGGAGAACAATCCTGCTCCTGAGCGCCTGCCGGGCTCTCCCATCCATCATCACCGCAACCAGGAAGCCGACGTCTGGGAGGAGCTTGATCGTAACCGCAATCGCATCAGGACTGCAGTCTGGAAG GCTGGAACGGAGGAGGAACATAGCAACAACCAGGGAAACCAAGGCCAGCAGAGCCCCTATGCCGGGCCCAGTCTGGGCTCCCCAGTGAAAGTGCACTCAGAGGTGGCAGCTTCAGATCGAGACGGCCCTCTGCTGAGGAAGCTCCGCAACATCCACAGCTTTGAGCTGGAGAGGAGGCTGGGCCTGGAGTCCAAGCCCAGTCCAGAGCGCTTCCTAGAGGCCTG CACTACCAAGCAGCACCTTGGATCTCAACAGCAGGAGAAAGAGGCCGACGGGGCTGCGATCATCCCAGTAACTCAGGGTCAAGCGCTTCCTGCTGGAGAGCGCCCTGATCGGGTCTGGCACTACGACGAGGAGTTCCTGTCAGGTGGCGGTTCACCTAAGCCAGCGTCCCCTGGATCTCTGGAGCAGGGAGAGGGGGCAGCCAGCAGTGGGGGCTTTGTGGCCCTTAATCTGAGTTCTGGGAGGCAGGACATTGACTCAAGGGAGTGGGTCATGGTGGAGCAGCCCAACGGTTCAGCAGGGGCTAAGGCTACCACCAGCccatctgaggaggaggaggaagagcccGAGGTGCTCCAGCCGGGAGAAAATTCTCCTGGGTGGGGAAAGGGCAGTCCGAGCCCTAGCTCTGGAAAAGGTAAACGAGAAAGCCTGGCTTCCTCCAAGGGGAGTGCAAAAGTGGACAAGCTGGAGCTTAGTGTGGGCCCTGCAGGGGTTCTACCCCCTGTCACTCCCACTAGTCCAGCTGAAGCTCTGGCTGAGGGAGTACTGACTCAG TTCCCCACTTCTCCTCCGTCACTGCCCGAGGAGGTTGCAGCCCGGATGTCCAGCCCCATCCCTCTACGTTCTCCCAGCCCTCACACTCTCCTGACCACCCTGTCGGACCCGCTGCACCAGCGCCAACTGCCGGGCATGAGGCGCAGCCAATCTGCCGACCATCAGCAGCAAGAAcgcccctcctcttcctcttcctgccACGCCTCCCTACCACTACCGCCAAACCCCACCCCCGGCACCCGCTCACCCAGTCGTAGGAAACTTCCGGCCATCCCGGCGGGTGCTTCCAACACCAAGTTTCCCTCAGTCATACGTATCACTCGTGCCCAGCTTCAGCAG CTGACAGCTCAGCGTCCCTCTGTGCTGTCCTCACAGTCAGGATCAGACAGTGCTCCACAGTGCCTCCTTCTGGAGAGGCGTGGTGAAGCTGAGGCTGAAACTCAGCACATCCAGGAGCACACAGCGGACATCAACTCCCCCCAGGACCAACTGCCCACCCATCCAGGGACTCCCACAGACCCCTTGGCTGAGACGCTGGTCAATGGAGACAGCCACACCAAAGCTCAGAGCCCCGTGCCCAGCCGGGTGTCCTCCCCCCGTTCTCCCCGCTCGCCACGCTCACCTCCGCCACGCTCGCCTTCCTCTCCACGCTCTCCTCGCACTCCTCGTTCCCCCCGCAGCCCTTTGTTCGCCAATGGTGACCCCTCACCCCTGGTTGACAGCCAAAAGGAATTAACTAATTTTCCCAAGCTGAAAGACACTGAGAAGGATTCGACCCCCTGTGCGACGGAGCTGCAGCTAAAGGAGGAGCCCATTGGAGAAGTGAACCATGTTCCAGAGCAGTCCACTGGTCcagcctcctctcctcctcctgccccCCGTAAAGACCCCAGCCGCAGACAAAGTCGCATACCTGTGCTTGAGCCTTCTAGCCTACTGGAGATCCCTGCTCCGGGCTCCGCCAAGGAGAAGCTCCTGCAGAAGAAAGCCAGCCACCACGGCCCGGTCCCCTCTCCCACTGCGTCACCGTCCCTTTCTGACAGGCGTGGTCCCATGGTGGCCTCTCTGGCTCGGGACCCGCTGTCCTCCACCTCTGACCGCTCTCAGGAAGAGGACTCCCTCATGGGCTCCCGTTCTGACCGGCAGGGCGATGACGCTccatccctctcctcctcctctagccCACTGTCCCGCAAGAGCCGGATCCCTCGTCCGGTCCATCCCGCTTCCTCTGCTGAGCAGCTGGCTGCGCAATTCCTGCCACACCCACCTCCTGGAAAGCCGCCTTGCCGCCCCACAGTGGAGGGCAG ACTTAGGCGTTACCGGATTCGAGCCGGCAGCAACAGTGACTCAGACCTCCTGACATGCCTTGCCCAGCTGGTGCACGGCTCCCGCGGCTCCCCGCTTCACCACCGCTCCTCGGCCCAGCACGGGGGCTCCAGGATGGGCATCTGCAGCCTGACCAGCTCTCCGCACCACCACCGCAGCTCTAGTGCTTCCCCACGTAGCTCCTCCTCCCTGCAGCGCTCCGTCAGCTCCTCTCCCTCCCGCCACGAGCACCGTAGCGGCGGAGGAGGAGGGGGCTGCCTGGGCCGCAGCCGCTCCCCTCCCAGCTTCTCCGGTTCGCCGCCTCCCCGCCGCTTCTACCCACACCATCAGGAGACTTGCTGCAGCCGCCAAGCCCGCACCAGCCCCTTCCACCTGTCCAGGGGAAAAGGGTGCAGTCGAGAGGGCAAGTACTCCAGCAAGCTAAGCAGATAG